The Streptomyces nitrosporeus genome includes a window with the following:
- a CDS encoding helix-turn-helix transcriptional regulator, which produces MRATSPVTVGRDDEIGLLTGALDAARRRSGSAVFLLGEAGIGKSRLAGECAYRAYGSGMPVLRGRAGSTGLVVPFRPLVEALSSHVRAAGIPTDPELVPYHPALARLVPELRSGSSSGYTETVVELAEALLRLLSLLGRDRGCVILLEDLHDCDTETLAVVEYVVDNLEGLPVLLLGTLRPEPGTALDLVRSAEQRHTAALRELAPLDDGQVRTLVGACLQAPPERIPAAVGRRLAERAAGNPYLVEVLLADLLDTGRLRRTEDGWEATDQPDGALPSRFLQGWARRLDRLDEPVRDLLLTAATLGSEFSVTVLQTVTGLEDRALFTHLRSAVETGVIAPDGAAPDRYAFRHTLTAEALVSSLVPAERAALARRAAAAVESSGEPLDEDRRQLVASLQLAAGNKAGAALQFAEAGRRMLAAGSHGSAVVLLERAHALASDADRAAVAESLAVARAESGDLDGALELMDVLPPVPARSPAATRRGDTHVKIAWVAVMAERAADTARQITAARTLLGPSPSPARRASLTVVDGHLSLLPGEDRPEPEAVERAAREAAETAEAEGLWVVACQAWQLLALLSREKGFDAADACLERMLALSSEHTLPLWRVEALVRLGANGFMQTGDAARLHAARAAATELGSLLLTQTIDGLLAMNAVMCARWAEAEETVERSVEVSARIGNLAAHRYLLLARATTAAHRGRRRDMDRALAAFRRAGGARSPLVPLQLGFCEAIGALLEEDRERALGDLDAALEWERDHPSYYYLSGRFGLRTLLRTLAGTADREEYEAVAASPGAALAWNRQFLELALAVLLGRAGDGPGAARRMSAFDVRSTAFPVARHLGLRLVADAALADGWGEPVVWLRTAEEYFHGVGVQPVAAACRATLRQAGVSVTQHRDGRDRIPSPLRTSGVTPREYEVFVLLAERPGNQQIARRLSISPRTVEKHLASLLSKTGRVNRAALCEFAAECAPEQD; this is translated from the coding sequence ATGCGAGCCACTTCCCCGGTCACCGTCGGCAGGGACGACGAGATCGGTCTCCTGACCGGTGCCCTGGACGCCGCGCGACGACGCTCGGGGAGCGCGGTCTTCCTCCTCGGTGAGGCGGGGATCGGCAAGTCCCGGCTGGCGGGTGAATGCGCCTACCGGGCTTACGGATCGGGCATGCCGGTGCTGCGCGGACGCGCGGGTTCCACCGGTCTCGTCGTACCTTTCCGTCCGCTGGTGGAGGCCCTCTCGTCGCACGTCCGGGCGGCGGGCATCCCCACCGATCCGGAACTGGTCCCGTACCACCCGGCGTTGGCCAGGCTGGTGCCGGAGTTACGGAGCGGGTCCTCGTCGGGTTACACGGAGACCGTGGTCGAACTGGCCGAGGCACTGCTGCGGCTGCTGTCGCTGCTGGGCCGGGACCGCGGCTGCGTGATCCTGCTGGAGGACCTGCACGACTGCGACACGGAGACCCTCGCGGTCGTCGAGTACGTCGTGGACAACCTGGAGGGCCTGCCGGTCCTGCTGCTGGGCACCCTGCGTCCCGAGCCGGGGACCGCGCTGGACCTCGTACGCTCCGCGGAACAGCGGCACACCGCGGCCCTGCGCGAGCTGGCCCCGCTGGACGACGGCCAGGTGCGGACGCTCGTCGGGGCCTGCCTCCAGGCGCCACCCGAGCGGATACCGGCGGCGGTGGGGCGACGCCTGGCCGAACGGGCCGCGGGCAACCCCTACCTGGTCGAGGTGCTGCTCGCCGATCTGCTCGACACAGGACGTCTCAGACGCACCGAAGACGGCTGGGAGGCCACGGACCAGCCGGACGGCGCCCTCCCCTCCCGCTTCCTCCAGGGCTGGGCCCGCAGGCTCGACCGGCTGGACGAGCCGGTACGGGACCTGCTGCTGACGGCGGCGACGCTGGGCAGCGAATTCTCCGTGACGGTGCTCCAGACGGTGACCGGTCTGGAGGACCGGGCGCTCTTCACCCATCTGCGGTCCGCCGTGGAGACGGGGGTGATCGCCCCTGACGGTGCGGCCCCCGACCGTTACGCCTTCCGGCACACGCTGACCGCTGAGGCGCTGGTCTCCTCGCTCGTGCCCGCGGAACGCGCGGCGCTGGCCCGGCGGGCGGCCGCGGCCGTCGAGTCCTCCGGGGAGCCGCTGGACGAGGACCGCAGGCAGCTCGTCGCGTCCCTCCAGCTCGCGGCCGGCAACAAGGCGGGGGCCGCGCTCCAGTTCGCGGAGGCCGGGCGGCGGATGCTGGCGGCGGGTTCGCACGGGTCGGCCGTGGTGCTGCTGGAACGGGCCCATGCCCTGGCCTCCGACGCCGACCGGGCGGCCGTGGCCGAGTCGCTGGCGGTGGCACGGGCCGAGAGCGGTGACCTGGACGGCGCCCTGGAGCTGATGGACGTACTCCCCCCGGTCCCGGCACGGTCCCCGGCGGCGACACGGCGCGGTGACACCCACGTCAAGATCGCCTGGGTGGCGGTCATGGCGGAGCGCGCCGCCGACACGGCCCGTCAGATCACGGCGGCACGCACCCTGCTGGGCCCGTCCCCCTCACCGGCCCGGCGCGCTTCGCTCACCGTCGTGGACGGGCATCTCTCGCTGCTGCCGGGGGAGGACCGCCCGGAACCGGAGGCCGTCGAACGGGCGGCCCGTGAGGCGGCGGAAACCGCCGAGGCCGAAGGGCTCTGGGTCGTCGCCTGCCAGGCATGGCAGTTACTGGCGCTCCTCTCCCGGGAGAAGGGCTTCGACGCGGCGGACGCCTGCCTGGAACGGATGCTCGCCCTGTCGAGCGAGCACACGCTGCCGCTGTGGCGGGTGGAGGCGCTGGTACGGCTGGGGGCGAACGGCTTCATGCAGACCGGTGACGCGGCCCGGCTGCACGCCGCGCGGGCGGCCGCCACCGAGCTGGGGTCGCTGCTGCTGACCCAGACCATCGACGGGCTGCTCGCGATGAACGCGGTGATGTGCGCCAGATGGGCCGAGGCGGAGGAGACCGTCGAACGGTCGGTGGAGGTCAGCGCCAGGATCGGCAACCTGGCCGCCCACCGCTATCTGCTGCTGGCCCGGGCCACGACGGCCGCCCACCGGGGCCGCCGGCGTGACATGGACCGGGCGCTCGCCGCCTTCCGCCGGGCGGGCGGCGCGCGCTCCCCGCTGGTCCCTCTCCAGCTGGGTTTCTGCGAGGCGATCGGCGCGCTGCTGGAGGAGGACCGCGAGCGGGCCCTCGGGGACCTGGACGCCGCCCTGGAGTGGGAGCGGGACCATCCCAGTTACTACTACCTGAGCGGGCGTTTCGGGCTGCGCACCCTGCTGAGGACGCTGGCGGGCACGGCGGACCGGGAGGAGTACGAGGCGGTGGCCGCGTCGCCGGGCGCCGCCCTGGCGTGGAACCGGCAGTTCCTGGAACTGGCTCTGGCCGTCCTGCTGGGCAGGGCGGGCGACGGCCCCGGGGCCGCCCGCCGGATGTCCGCCTTCGACGTCCGCTCCACGGCCTTCCCGGTGGCCCGCCACCTCGGTCTGCGGCTGGTGGCGGACGCCGCCCTGGCCGACGGGTGGGGGGAACCGGTGGTGTGGCTGCGTACGGCGGAGGAGTACTTCCACGGAGTGGGGGTGCAGCCGGTGGCCGCGGCGTGCCGGGCCACCCTGCGGCAGGCCGGGGTGAGCGTGACGCAGCACCGCGACGGCCGTGACCGGATCCCTTCCCCGTTGCGGACCAGCGGGGTGACACCGCGCGAGTACGAGGTGTTCGTCCTGCTGGCGGAGCGGCCGGGCAACCAGCAGATAGCCCGGCGGCTGTCCATCTCGCCCCGG